One window of Papaver somniferum cultivar HN1 chromosome 9, ASM357369v1, whole genome shotgun sequence genomic DNA carries:
- the LOC113309558 gene encoding putative pentatricopeptide repeat-containing protein At3g15130, with protein MNSLVDMYFKVGEKASALKVFSQMHEKDVASWNTMLSEFAHDGDAMVVDLFTRMLRAGLHPNRITFSILFRFCGLLVDLSLGFQFYCLAYHLGFTDEPIVANSLINLFSKCGKPDIANSIFIVIPRQSITSWNEIIMGFNLNGCTMEALELFANLWKSGMKVDECTICSILGTCTGVEHIAVGRKIHGVIIKSGFCSQNFVCSSLINTYGRFGFVEDCFIIFRGIERLDLALWGAMISSLVRGGRINQSLDLMKSLIKDGQKPYEFILGSILNGCADAAAYTQTKSVHSIIIKIGFEMNLCIASAVIDAYAKCGDIESSRIAFNQSVRYADCILFNTMIVAYAQHGLVTEAIGILEEMKRSNLQPSHSTFVSVISMCSHLGLVEQGQNSLTR; from the coding sequence ATGAATTCtctagttgatatgtattttaaaGTTGGTGAAAAGGCTTCTGCTTTGAAAGTTTTCAGTCAGATGCATGAGAAAGATGTTGCATCATGGAATACCATGCTTTCTGAGTTTGCTCACGATGGAGATGCCATGGTAGTGGACTTGTTCACTAGAATGCTAAGAGCAGGATTGCACCCAAATCGTATTACGTTTTCAATTCTATTTAGGTTCTGTGGATTGTTAGTTGATCTGTCTCTGGGGTTTCAGTTTTATTGTCTTGCTTATCACCTCGGATTCACTGATGAACCCATCGTAGCAAATTCTCTCATCAATTTGTTCTCTAAATGTGGGAAACCTGATATTGCAAATTCTATATTTATTGTTATCCCCCGTCAAAGCATAACTTCATGGAACGAGATTATCATGGGTTTTAACTTGAATGGTTGTACCATGGAAGCTTTAGAGCTTTTCGCTAATTTATGGAAGTCAGGAATGAAAGTGGATGAGTGTACCATATGCAGCATTCTAGGTACTTGTACAGGAGTTGAACACATAGCAGTTGGTAGGAAAATTCATGGAGTTATAATAAAATCTGGTTTTTGTTCTCAGAATTTTGTTTGTTCTTCGTTGATTAACACTTATGGGAGGTTTGGATTCGTGGAGGATTGCTTTATAATTTTCAGAGGAATCGAGAGATTAGACTTGGCATTGTGGGGGGCTATGATTTCCTCATTAGTACGTGGGGGTCGCATTAACCAATCTCTAGATCTTATGAAAAGCCTGATAAAAGATGGTCAGAAACCATATGAGTTTATTTTGGGCAGTATTCTAAATGGGTGTGCAGATGCTGCAGCATATACACAAACTAAATCTGTTCATTCAATTATAATCAAAATTGGGTTTGAAATGAATCTGTGTATTGCCAGTGCAGTTATAGATGCCTACGCTAAGTGTGGGGACATTGAAAGTTCAAGGATAGCTTTTAATCAGTCGGTGAGATATGCTGATTGTATACTTTTTAATACGATGATCGTGGCTTATGCACAGCATGGTTTAGTAACAGAAGCTATTGGGATTTTGGAGGAAATGAAACGGTCTAATTTACAGCCAAGTCACTCCACTTTTGTTTCAGTTATTTCAATGTGCAGTCATCTAGGTCTTGTTGAGCAAGGTCAAAACTCTTTGACACGATAA